One Helianthus annuus cultivar XRQ/B chromosome 12, HanXRQr2.0-SUNRISE, whole genome shotgun sequence genomic region harbors:
- the LOC110895346 gene encoding ninja-family protein AFP3, which produces MGDRTSNEMENLSLQSKSPTPRDLLQRFTKRSDPDEDIGSGSGEEVELNLGLSLGGRFGVDKNNNKLLRSSSIAAILPVARDDDVLSGGHENLSPGPGPGRGYSGLIRTSSLPVETEEEWRKRKELQSLRRLAAKRRRSEKQKSLTRGERDEYVAAMGRVGSSPGPLFGSGKWPPRGGGLSPEGGVSELESRCRQGSSGETSSLLQESSSGSNPRLDVEVEGGSSDRKKAGKEVGSMEDMPCVFTQGDGPNGRVVEGILYKYGKGEQVKIMCVCHGSFLSPAEFVRHAGGTDFVHPLKHIVVKPGSSFS; this is translated from the exons ATGGGCGACAGAACAAGCAATGAGATGGAGAATTTATCTCTACAATCAAAAAGCCCAACTCCCAGAGATTTGTTACAAAGATTTACAAAAAGATCCGACCCGGATGAGGATATCGGATCCGGGTCGGGTGAAGAGGTGGAACTAAATCTTGGGTTGTCGTTAGGTGGAAGATTTGGTGTTGATAAGAATAATAATAAGTTACTGAGGTCATCTTCAATTGCTGCGATTTTACCGGTGGCAAGAGACGACGACGTTTTAAGTGGTGGTCATGAGAATCTGAGTCCGGGTCCTGGTCCGGGTCGAGGTTATTCGGGTCTTATCCGAACATCATCGTTGCCGGTGGAGACGGAGGAGGAATGGAGGAAGAGGAAGGAGCTGCAGAGCTTGCGGCGGCTGGCGGCGAAGCGGCGGCGATCGGAGAAGCAGAAAAGTTTGACTAGAGGTGAACGGGATGAGTACGTGGCAGCtatgggtcgggtcgggtcgtcCCCGGGTCCACTGTTTGGGTCGGGTAAATGGCCTCCTAGAGGTGGGGGGTTGTCTCCAGAAGGGGGTGTGTCAGAGTTGGAGAGTAGGTGTCGTCAAG GATCAAGTGGTGAAACGAGCTCGTTGTTACAAGAAAGTTCGTCGGGTTCAAACCCGCGGCTTGATGTGGAGGTAGAGGGGGGGAGTTCCGATAGGAAAAAGGCGGGGAAAGAGGTTGGTTCGATGGAGGACATGCCTTGTGTTTTCACGCAAGGGGATGGTCCGAACGGGAGAGTGGTAGAAGGGATATTATACAAGTATGGAAAAGGCGAACAAGTGAAGATAATGTGTGTTTGTCATGGTAGTTTTTTGTCACCGGCGGAGTTTGTGCGGCACGCGGGTGGAACCGACTTTGTTCATCCCTTGAAACACATTGTTGTTAAACCTGGTTCCTCGTTTTCATGA